The following proteins are encoded in a genomic region of Ostrea edulis chromosome 7, xbOstEdul1.1, whole genome shotgun sequence:
- the LOC130047642 gene encoding uncharacterized protein LOC130047642 encodes MARMCVIVFSVYLAALFGYTSANTQIWEIASSKLDSTTWSVKNDWRGDGDYTNKWKCNLFVYDVLLEANVKAPKINRRGHNTIGANEWANPQSEYVKETGCYETVSDAYKQKGDVIAFGRRSGTSGHMGIVSINGSYISAGEHKVTETSINGFLQRNTIVRTAIWRYSC; translated from the exons ATGGCAAGAATGTGTGTAATCGTCTTCAGCGTGTATTTGGCAGCTCTGTTTGGATATACCAGTGCCAACACGCAG ATATGGGAAATTGCAAGCTCAAAACTTGATTCTACAACGTGGAGTGTGAAAAATGACTGGAGAGGCGATGGCGATTACACAAACAAATGGAAATGCAATCTTTTCGTTTATGACGTGCTTCTTGAAGCCAATGTCAAAGCACCAAAGATAAA TCGTCGGGGACACAATACCATTGGTGCCAACGAATGGGCTAACCCTCAGTCTGAGTATGTCAAAGAGACTGGGTGCTATGAAACAGTGTCGGACGCATACAAACAGAAAGGCGACGTCATAGCATTTGGAAGGAGGAGTGGTACTAGTGGACACATGGGGATAGTTTCTATCAATGGTTCGTACATCAGTGCTGGCGAGCACAAGGTTACAGAAACGTCCATCAATGGGTTTCTGCAAAGAAACACAATAGTGCGGACAGCCATCTGGAGATATTCTTGCTAA